The Candidatus Cloacimonadota bacterium genome includes a window with the following:
- a CDS encoding CoA transferase subunit A yields MFKQITATEAAAMITPHDRVAIGGFLAVGAPESIIDALVAAGTKDLHIIVIASDWENRGIGKLVVNHQIKSAQVSHTGTNKEIQNQMNSGEISVELVPQGTLMERCRAFGMGLGGILTPTGIGTVVEEGKQIINLDGEDYILETAIPSDFALIRAWKADRRGNLIYSKTARNSNPIMAMMGKITIAEVDEIVETGELDPEHIVTPGVFVNYICLSKEANNG; encoded by the coding sequence ATGTTCAAACAAATCACCGCGACAGAAGCCGCGGCCATGATCACCCCCCATGACCGGGTCGCCATCGGCGGATTTCTGGCAGTAGGCGCGCCGGAAAGCATCATCGACGCCCTTGTCGCCGCCGGCACCAAAGACCTCCATATCATCGTCATCGCCTCGGACTGGGAAAACCGCGGCATCGGCAAACTGGTGGTGAATCACCAGATCAAAAGCGCCCAGGTTTCCCACACCGGCACCAACAAAGAGATCCAGAACCAGATGAATTCCGGCGAAATCTCTGTGGAACTCGTCCCCCAGGGCACGCTGATGGAGCGCTGCCGCGCTTTTGGCATGGGTTTGGGCGGAATTCTTACCCCCACCGGAATCGGCACCGTGGTTGAGGAAGGCAAGCAAATCATCAATTTGGACGGAGAGGATTACATCCTCGAAACCGCCATCCCCAGCGACTTTGCCCTCATCCGCGCCTGGAAAGCCGACCGCAGGGGAAACCTCATCTACAGCAAAACTGCCCGTAACAGCAACCCCATCATGGCCATGATGGGCAAGATCACCATTGCCGAAGTGGACGAAATCGTGGAAACAGGCGAGCTGGATCCCGAGCATATTGTCACCCCCGGAGTTTTTGTGAATTACATCTGCCTGAGCAAGGAGGCCAACAATGGATAA
- the hflX gene encoding GTPase HflX, with protein MNDREQERLVEEFDLEPDTWDDFERSEKTAFLAAIVRPGESDAEAAASLEELERLADTAGIEVLGAYTQRRGHPERASFFGKGFLEEISQKMRQAQAEVLIVNEELTPIQGRNIENNFGIRVIDRTEVILSIFHDRARTREAKLQVRLAELQYQLPRLRRLWGHFDKERGSQRASGGAATRGMGEKQIEIDKRLIRQQIRKINKAIADITNQKETQRKQRDRTKKICLVGYTNAGKSTLFNSITEAGVLVEDKLFATLDSTSRQLKLSTSFPVVISDTVGFISNLPHHLVASFSATLMEVRDADLLLHVVDISDERFGYYIEQVNSVLASIGAQDIPQLLIMNKTDLVDDTICLFVQRRYPEAVLISALNIEQVDKLLPKLEQKLFQNRLCKVFLPFDKGSLASLLYRIANIQKEEYRADGIYLELEISEDDLHHVQDYLLT; from the coding sequence ATGAACGACAGAGAGCAAGAACGGCTGGTCGAAGAATTTGACCTCGAACCGGATACCTGGGATGATTTCGAACGGTCGGAGAAAACGGCGTTTTTGGCAGCTATCGTGCGCCCCGGCGAATCCGATGCCGAGGCTGCTGCCAGCCTGGAGGAACTGGAGCGCCTGGCCGACACAGCCGGGATTGAGGTCCTGGGCGCTTACACCCAAAGACGCGGCCACCCCGAGCGGGCCAGCTTTTTCGGCAAGGGCTTCCTGGAGGAGATCAGCCAGAAAATGCGCCAGGCCCAGGCTGAAGTGCTTATCGTGAATGAAGAGCTGACTCCCATCCAAGGCCGCAATATCGAGAACAATTTCGGCATCAGGGTGATAGACCGCACCGAGGTGATTCTTTCCATTTTCCACGATCGCGCCCGCACCCGCGAAGCCAAGCTGCAGGTGCGTTTGGCGGAACTCCAATACCAACTTCCGCGCCTGCGCCGGCTCTGGGGCCATTTCGACAAAGAACGCGGCTCCCAGCGCGCTTCCGGCGGTGCGGCCACGCGCGGCATGGGCGAAAAACAGATCGAGATCGACAAACGCCTCATCCGCCAGCAGATTCGCAAGATCAATAAAGCCATTGCCGACATCACAAACCAGAAGGAAACCCAGCGCAAACAGCGCGACCGCACCAAGAAAATTTGCCTGGTAGGCTACACCAACGCCGGCAAATCCACCCTGTTCAATTCCATCACGGAAGCCGGGGTACTGGTCGAGGACAAGCTTTTCGCCACTCTCGATTCCACCTCGCGCCAGCTCAAGCTTTCCACCTCCTTCCCTGTGGTGATCTCTGACACGGTGGGCTTCATCTCGAACCTGCCCCACCACCTGGTGGCCTCGTTCAGCGCCACTCTGATGGAGGTCAGGGACGCCGATTTGCTGCTGCACGTGGTGGACATCTCCGACGAGCGCTTCGGCTATTACATCGAGCAGGTGAACTCCGTGCTGGCCAGCATCGGGGCGCAGGACATCCCCCAACTGCTGATCATGAACAAAACCGACCTCGTGGACGACACCATCTGCCTTTTTGTGCAGAGGCGCTATCCCGAAGCCGTGCTGATCAGCGCGCTGAATATTGAGCAGGTGGATAAACTGCTTCCAAAACTGGAGCAAAAACTTTTCCAAAACCGCCTCTGCAAGGTCTTTCTGCCTTTTGACAAGGGTTCCCTGGCCTCGCTTTTGTACAGGATCGCGAACATTCAAAAGGAGGAGTACCGGGCCGACGGCATCTATCTGGAACTGGAGATCAGTGAGGACGACCTCCACCATGTGCAAGACTATCTGTTGACATAA
- a CDS encoding methylenetetrahydrofolate--tRNA-(uracil(54)-C(5))-methyltransferase (FADH(2)-oxidizing) TrmFO, with protein MKAITIIGAGLAGSEAALQLADRGLAVKLCEMRPGKMTPAHQTSLAAELVCSNSLKSTLPDTPAGMLKEELRLLGSKLLPIAENCSVPAGHALAVDRELFAQKVDALVRTHPKIEMVHEEVTRLPESVCILCSGPLTSDALAAELQKTLGSSQLCFFDAIAPIVAADSLDFSRIYRKDRYDKGDPDYLNCPFTREEYYTFIEALLSGEQYQAREFENEFFRDLKFNYYENCTPVEELARRGKDTLRHGVMRPMGLEHEGKKPFAVLQLRTENRDQTAFNLVGCQTMLRQAEQKRIFRLIPGLEQAEFLRYGSIHRNSYLNAPQALAPNLTLRNARHVFVAGQLSGVEGYMECVATGLLVTRILAEGIPMLPPETILGQLWRRLIDPSQKNFQPVNANFGLLPALKVPIRDKKLKKLSLSQRGLEALKTFLEEESD; from the coding sequence ATGAAAGCGATCACCATCATCGGCGCGGGCCTCGCGGGCAGTGAAGCCGCTCTCCAACTGGCGGACAGAGGATTGGCGGTTAAGCTTTGCGAGATGCGCCCGGGCAAAATGACCCCAGCCCACCAAACCAGCCTGGCCGCGGAACTGGTTTGCAGCAATTCCCTCAAATCCACCCTGCCGGACACGCCCGCGGGCATGCTGAAAGAAGAACTCCGCCTGCTAGGTTCAAAGCTTCTGCCCATCGCGGAAAACTGCTCCGTTCCCGCCGGACACGCCCTGGCAGTGGACCGAGAACTCTTTGCCCAGAAAGTGGATGCCTTGGTGCGGACGCATCCCAAGATCGAAATGGTGCACGAAGAGGTGACCCGGCTTCCGGAAAGCGTATGCATCCTCTGCAGCGGCCCCCTCACGTCGGACGCTCTGGCGGCGGAACTGCAAAAGACTTTGGGCTCCAGCCAGCTCTGCTTTTTCGACGCCATCGCCCCCATCGTGGCTGCCGACAGCCTCGATTTCAGCCGGATTTACCGCAAAGACCGCTATGACAAAGGTGACCCGGATTACCTCAACTGCCCTTTCACCCGCGAGGAATACTACACTTTCATTGAAGCCCTGCTGAGCGGGGAGCAGTATCAGGCGCGCGAATTTGAGAATGAGTTTTTCCGGGACCTGAAGTTCAACTATTATGAAAACTGCACCCCGGTGGAGGAACTTGCCCGCAGGGGAAAAGACACTCTGCGACATGGGGTTATGCGTCCGATGGGCTTAGAACACGAGGGTAAAAAACCCTTCGCGGTTCTCCAACTAAGAACCGAGAATAGGGACCAAACAGCTTTCAACCTGGTGGGCTGCCAGACCATGCTCCGCCAGGCCGAGCAGAAACGTATTTTCCGCCTCATCCCCGGCTTGGAGCAAGCGGAATTCCTGCGCTACGGCTCCATCCACCGCAACAGCTATCTGAACGCGCCCCAAGCCCTGGCTCCCAACCTGACTCTGCGCAACGCCCGCCATGTCTTTGTGGCCGGCCAGCTTAGCGGCGTGGAGGGCTACATGGAATGCGTAGCCACAGGTTTGCTGGTGACCAGGATCCTGGCTGAAGGCATCCCGATGCTGCCGCCGGAAACGATATTGGGCCAGCTCTGGCGGCGCCTTATCGATCCCAGCCAGAAGAACTTCCAGCCGGTGAACGCCAATTTTGGCCTGCTCCCAGCTTTGAAAGTGCCCATCAGAGACAAGAAACTAAAGAAACTGAGCCTCTCCCAACGCGGGCTGGAGGCTCTGAAAACCTTTCTGGAAGAGGAAAGTGACTAA
- a CDS encoding NADP-dependent malic enzyme codes for MEKLRGDLANLQAYFSANYAPEQRSAAQTAFLKKLSELTHAHYRGKMQTLPKAGIWDFNWFNVWYTPGVSAVSTSIRDGYERSYELSNRGNLVAVVSDSTRVLGDGDCGPAGGLGVMEGKAMLMKYLGGFDAIALCVNNRDATGKPNPERLIEFVKMLEPSVGAVNLEDISQPNCYRVLDELRASCGIPVWHDDAQGTACVTLAGLLNALKLAGKSIQSIRAVLFGAGASNNTIASILIQSGLDPQNLVMFDSRGGLHAGRDDLAQNPAKSRQWALARISNPKRLATMEEAMKGADVLISLSTPGPHVIKTEWIRLMAPKAIVFACANPVPEIYPHDAKAAGAFIVATGRGDFPNQINNSCGFPGILKGALLVRASQITDGMAIRAAHSLADFAEARGINPDNIVPRMDEENVFANEAADVAEQAVREGVAAQPLTRDEVFARAAADIRATRDLCHRMMSDGSINPPPRELIETALKHTRELLGK; via the coding sequence ATGGAAAAATTACGCGGTGACCTGGCCAACCTCCAGGCATATTTTTCAGCCAACTACGCTCCCGAACAACGCTCCGCGGCGCAGACCGCCTTTTTGAAAAAACTCTCGGAACTCACCCACGCCCACTACCGGGGCAAGATGCAAACCCTACCCAAGGCAGGCATCTGGGACTTCAATTGGTTCAACGTGTGGTACACGCCCGGGGTTTCCGCTGTTTCCACCTCGATTCGGGACGGATACGAAAGGTCATACGAACTAAGCAACCGGGGCAACCTTGTGGCCGTGGTGAGCGACAGCACCAGGGTTTTGGGCGATGGCGACTGCGGCCCCGCCGGAGGCCTGGGCGTTATGGAAGGCAAGGCCATGCTGATGAAATACCTGGGCGGCTTCGACGCTATCGCGCTCTGCGTGAACAACCGGGACGCCACTGGCAAACCGAACCCGGAGCGGCTCATCGAGTTTGTGAAAATGCTTGAACCCAGCGTGGGTGCGGTTAATCTGGAAGACATCTCCCAGCCCAACTGCTACCGGGTTTTGGACGAACTTCGCGCCAGCTGCGGCATCCCCGTCTGGCACGATGACGCCCAGGGAACCGCCTGCGTGACCCTGGCCGGGTTGCTGAACGCCTTGAAACTGGCCGGAAAAAGCATCCAGTCCATCCGCGCCGTGCTCTTCGGCGCCGGGGCCTCCAACAACACCATCGCCAGCATCCTGATCCAATCGGGACTGGACCCGCAAAACCTGGTGATGTTCGACAGCCGGGGCGGACTCCACGCCGGCCGTGACGACCTGGCCCAAAACCCCGCCAAATCAAGACAGTGGGCCCTGGCCAGAATTTCCAACCCCAAACGCCTGGCCACCATGGAAGAAGCGATGAAGGGCGCTGACGTTCTGATATCGCTTTCCACACCGGGGCCCCATGTCATCAAGACTGAATGGATCAGGCTGATGGCGCCCAAGGCGATAGTTTTTGCCTGCGCCAATCCCGTGCCGGAAATCTATCCCCACGACGCCAAAGCGGCCGGAGCCTTCATCGTGGCCACCGGCCGGGGCGATTTCCCCAACCAGATCAACAACTCCTGCGGCTTTCCCGGCATCCTCAAGGGCGCTTTGCTGGTGCGCGCCAGCCAGATCACAGACGGCATGGCGATCCGCGCGGCCCATTCCCTCGCCGATTTTGCCGAAGCCAGGGGGATAAATCCCGACAATATCGTGCCCCGCATGGACGAGGAAAACGTTTTTGCCAATGAAGCCGCCGACGTGGCCGAGCAGGCCGTGCGGGAAGGCGTTGCCGCGCAACCGCTTACCCGGGACGAGGTTTTCGCCAGGGCCGCAGCGGACATCCGGGCCACCCGCGATCTCTGCCACCGCATGATGAGCGACGGCAGCATCAATCCACCACCGAGGGAACTTATCGAAACCGCGCTAAAACACACCCGGGAGCTTCTGGGCAAATAG
- a CDS encoding glycosyltransferase family 4 protein, producing MKICIVSNSHHTTDVRLYYKMARSLARLGEVHLLCASGVRNAAVNPYQDVVETESAWYALPLLYKKAKKLRPDIVICVEPLTVCVGLVLRRKLRCRVVFDVHEFFPDAYAERFHPPFSWIVKALYLAFERQLQRRVDATIAVNRKILDQLVPHGKGKNTLVLPNYPVKNVWDYTCEIPMELSAICEMDFDLIYIGGLTPDRGIFKLLKSVYLLRNEFPGLNVLILGRFFSPEVEREFNERLNALGLNAVIYYQSWIPAEKIGLLLKRSRVGLWLFNPQNRRLRRALPLKVLEYFAAGLPVVSINTPLMRGLIESNRLGACCEYQSDSIAEAIAGLLRLGKDEYNQVSQRCVELIDRKYNWEAVEPRLLDLMRKLGPS from the coding sequence ATGAAGATATGCATCGTGTCCAATTCCCACCACACCACGGACGTGCGCCTCTATTACAAGATGGCCCGCAGCCTGGCCAGGTTGGGCGAGGTGCATCTGCTTTGCGCCAGCGGGGTTCGCAACGCCGCCGTGAATCCCTATCAGGACGTGGTGGAAACCGAATCCGCCTGGTATGCCCTGCCGCTGCTCTATAAGAAGGCGAAAAAGCTCAGGCCGGACATCGTGATCTGCGTGGAGCCGCTCACGGTCTGCGTTGGCCTGGTTCTACGCCGCAAGCTGCGCTGCCGGGTGGTCTTCGATGTGCATGAATTCTTTCCCGACGCCTATGCCGAGCGTTTCCATCCGCCTTTTAGCTGGATCGTGAAGGCCCTCTACCTGGCTTTCGAGCGCCAGCTCCAGCGCCGGGTGGATGCCACCATCGCCGTAAACCGGAAGATTCTGGACCAGCTTGTTCCCCACGGAAAGGGCAAAAACACTCTCGTCCTGCCCAACTATCCCGTCAAAAACGTTTGGGATTACACCTGCGAGATTCCGATGGAGCTCAGCGCCATCTGCGAGATGGATTTTGACCTCATCTACATCGGCGGGCTCACCCCCGACCGCGGCATCTTCAAGCTGCTCAAAAGCGTCTATCTCCTCCGCAACGAGTTTCCCGGCCTGAACGTTCTCATCCTCGGCAGGTTTTTTTCGCCCGAGGTGGAGCGCGAATTCAACGAACGGCTCAACGCCCTCGGACTCAACGCCGTTATCTATTACCAAAGCTGGATCCCGGCGGAAAAGATCGGCCTCCTGCTCAAGCGCAGCCGGGTGGGCCTCTGGCTTTTCAATCCCCAAAACCGGCGCCTGAGGCGCGCCCTGCCCCTCAAGGTGCTGGAATACTTTGCTGCCGGGCTGCCCGTGGTTTCCATCAACACCCCTCTGATGCGCGGCCTGATCGAGTCAAACCGGCTTGGCGCCTGCTGCGAATATCAAAGCGACAGCATTGCCGAAGCCATCGCCGGCCTCCTCCGCCTCGGTAAGGACGAATACAACCAGGTCAGCCAGCGCTGCGTCGAACTCATCGACCGGAAATACAACTGGGAAGCCGTCGAACCCCGGCTCCTGGACCTGATGCGGAAGCTCGGTCCCAGCTAA
- a CDS encoding glycosyltransferase family 4 protein yields MRVLYISYFYPPLGGPAALRNLKTVKYLAEAGIVCDVITVKDIEYLYRDPALMEENAAATLIRADSLDPMALLKKGRNAGGSELSQVYLNTPEKLKLKVRQLWPVDNKIGWLPALIKAGRRAIRGRKYDLIYISLGPFSSGFGALTLSRSSGIPLAVDLRDYWTLLGDYDLQSGIFKKLSRGLEKSIYRHASLIVTATEGIGTDAAEAFGAELAEKMVTVYNGWDEADFSALPEPISPSGFHIAYFGNIYARRSLRHFYAALRRLREENALPAGTRVKLYGNFFRETLREVEQSGIQDLIDIIPQLSHREALVAMRNSSALILVINSSSPRGTLTSKVFEYFRAQRPILALVPAQNEAAGLLRSCGHDLICAMESADSIRNCLLRLFSQPRQDFRVPWELERKNQVDKLAEKLKTLF; encoded by the coding sequence ATGCGCGTTCTTTACATCAGCTATTTCTATCCCCCCCTGGGCGGCCCCGCCGCCCTGCGCAACCTCAAAACGGTGAAATACCTCGCCGAGGCCGGCATCGTTTGCGACGTGATCACCGTGAAAGACATCGAATACCTTTACCGCGACCCTGCCCTCATGGAGGAAAACGCTGCCGCCACCCTCATCCGCGCCGATTCCCTGGACCCCATGGCCCTGCTGAAAAAAGGCCGGAACGCCGGAGGGAGCGAACTTTCCCAAGTTTACCTGAACACCCCGGAAAAGCTGAAGCTGAAAGTGCGCCAGCTCTGGCCCGTGGACAACAAGATCGGCTGGCTGCCCGCTTTGATAAAGGCCGGACGCAGGGCTATCCGCGGGCGGAAATACGACCTTATCTACATTTCCCTGGGCCCCTTTTCCTCCGGCTTCGGCGCCCTCACCCTCTCCCGCTCCAGCGGCATCCCCCTGGCCGTGGACCTGCGCGACTACTGGACCCTCCTGGGCGACTACGACCTCCAGAGCGGCATCTTCAAAAAGCTCTCCCGCGGCCTGGAAAAGAGCATCTACCGCCACGCCAGCCTCATCGTTACGGCAACTGAAGGCATCGGCACCGATGCCGCAGAAGCCTTCGGAGCGGAACTGGCGGAAAAGATGGTCACCGTCTATAACGGCTGGGACGAAGCCGATTTCAGCGCCCTCCCAGAGCCGATTTCCCCCTCCGGATTCCACATCGCCTATTTCGGCAACATCTACGCCCGCCGCAGCTTGCGCCATTTTTACGCCGCCCTCAGGCGTCTCCGCGAAGAAAATGCCCTCCCCGCCGGAACCAGGGTGAAGCTCTACGGAAACTTCTTCCGCGAAACCCTCCGGGAAGTGGAACAGAGCGGGATCCAGGACCTCATCGACATCATCCCCCAGCTCAGCCACCGTGAAGCCCTTGTCGCTATGCGGAACTCCTCCGCCCTCATTCTGGTCATCAACAGCTCCAGCCCCCGCGGGACCCTCACCTCCAAGGTGTTCGAATACTTCCGCGCCCAAAGGCCCATCCTGGCCCTGGTCCCTGCTCAAAACGAGGCGGCCGGGCTGCTCCGCTCCTGCGGTCACGACCTCATCTGCGCCATGGAATCTGCCGACAGCATCCGCAACTGCCTCCTGCGCCTCTTCTCCCAACCCAGGCAGGATTTCCGTGTCCCCTGGGAACTGGAGCGCAAAAACCAGGTGGACAAACTGGCGGAAAAACTAAAAACCCTCTTCTGA
- a CDS encoding 4-hydroxy-tetrahydrodipicolinate synthase gives MLQGSYVALVTPFKNGGIDYSALEALLEFHIAEGTHGILLLGTTAETAALASDEKEALLLFALQKINKRVPVMIGTGTNNYNQTLAATKRAKELGADHALVITPYYIKPTQNGLYGYYKALSAKVDIPIVVYNVPGRTGVNISAATMVKLARECPNIVGVKEASGNIPQATEIIRDAPETFSLMSGEDALNLPLMAIGGKGCISVTANVVPKLMSEHISSCLIGDFATAAKQHRHLQKLNGAMFIETNPIPAKEALHMMGMIELEFRLPICPLQDANREVLRAVLKEYDLT, from the coding sequence ATGTTGCAAGGTTCTTATGTGGCTTTGGTGACGCCCTTCAAGAATGGCGGGATCGACTATTCCGCTCTGGAAGCCCTGCTGGAGTTCCATATCGCCGAGGGCACCCACGGCATCCTGCTGCTGGGCACAACCGCTGAAACCGCCGCCCTGGCTTCGGACGAAAAGGAGGCGCTGCTGCTTTTCGCCCTGCAGAAGATCAACAAACGGGTTCCGGTGATGATCGGCACGGGCACGAACAACTACAACCAGACCCTGGCTGCCACCAAGCGGGCGAAAGAGCTGGGGGCGGACCACGCCCTGGTTATCACGCCCTATTACATCAAGCCCACGCAAAACGGCCTGTATGGATATTACAAGGCCCTATCCGCCAAAGTGGACATCCCGATCGTGGTTTACAACGTTCCCGGCCGCACCGGGGTGAATATTTCCGCGGCGACAATGGTGAAGCTGGCACGCGAATGCCCAAACATAGTCGGTGTCAAGGAAGCGAGCGGCAATATCCCCCAGGCGACGGAGATTATCCGCGACGCTCCGGAAACTTTTTCCCTGATGAGCGGAGAGGACGCGCTCAACCTTCCGCTGATGGCCATTGGCGGCAAAGGCTGCATTTCCGTGACGGCAAACGTTGTGCCCAAACTGATGAGCGAGCACATCAGCAGCTGCCTGATTGGGGATTTCGCCACCGCCGCCAAACAGCACCGGCACTTGCAGAAGCTGAATGGCGCGATGTTCATAGAGACCAATCCCATCCCGGCCAAGGAAGCCCTGCATATGATGGGGATGATCGAACTGGAATTCCGGCTGCCGATCTGTCCGCTGCAGGACGCCAACCGCGAGGTTTTGCGCGCTGTTCTGAAAGAATACGATTTAACCTGA